A window from Candidatus Nitrospira neomarina encodes these proteins:
- a CDS encoding DUF211 domain-containing protein, which translates to MVHIKRIVLDVLKPHNPNALDFTTAIAEKVPGCRIKLTVSAMDEKTETVLLIIEGKNVPFSAITEAISSLGGSIHSIDEVDVENGPVDT; encoded by the coding sequence ATGGTTCATATCAAACGCATTGTCCTTGATGTCCTCAAACCCCATAACCCTAATGCCCTTGACTTTACCACGGCTATCGCAGAAAAAGTGCCTGGATGTCGAATCAAATTAACAGTCTCGGCGATGGATGAAAAAACAGAAACAGTCTTACTGATAATTGAGGGAAAAAATGTGCCTTTCAGTGCCATCACTGAAGCCATTAGTTCTCTGGGAGGATCGATCCACAGTATCGACGAAGTCGATGTGGAGAATGGACCGGTCGATACCTAA
- a CDS encoding response regulator, whose amino-acid sequence MKRILLVDDHQMAREALKQVLEAQGYSIEEAENGAVGLALIQQGRSFDLVISDNQMPVMTGLEFVQRLAQQSYISTHPLILYSGQLTTELEQQVRALGVYAVLQKPYDLQDLLVIVRQAISDSDP is encoded by the coding sequence ATGAAACGTATTCTCCTGGTCGATGACCATCAGATGGCCCGAGAAGCCTTAAAACAAGTCCTTGAGGCTCAGGGGTATAGCATTGAAGAAGCGGAAAACGGGGCGGTCGGGTTGGCCCTGATCCAGCAAGGGAGATCTTTCGATCTTGTGATTTCCGATAATCAAATGCCCGTGATGACGGGGCTGGAATTCGTCCAACGACTGGCACAGCAATCTTATATCTCCACCCATCCCTTGATCCTATACTCTGGTCAGCTGACTACGGAATTAGAACAACAGGTCCGTGCCTTAGGGGTCTATGCGGTTCTCCAAAAACCCTACGATTTACAAGATCTGCTCGTTATCGTTCGTCAGGCCATTTCAGATTCTGACCCTTGA
- a CDS encoding cupredoxin domain-containing protein, translated as MMNKFWMYGMLVGLVNGVWLLGLPLPAFPTVGWETGDMVLDFGLNLESGDRTVLVDKVEVGEPFFVELTWKLNLQHCRLHVQTSEGDGPPSTTLVVDDGLFNGVVSHAVFQQVDEVVVTAQKGHRCEILPSHDEFLVIARAPRAPVPSEKGWANAPIGAVVVLFRATTFYLPHDATVMPGHKVIWIYADGAQEPHSVTSGGCRINDCSGGGQQFNSGLNLNKPGQRFEHVFKHPGTFPYHCDLHLGSMQGTVIVKNSLPIP; from the coding sequence ATGATGAACAAATTCTGGATGTATGGCATGCTTGTGGGGTTGGTGAATGGCGTGTGGTTGTTGGGCCTTCCGCTGCCTGCATTTCCCACGGTCGGCTGGGAAACGGGGGATATGGTGCTGGATTTCGGGCTGAATCTGGAATCCGGAGACCGTACGGTCTTGGTCGATAAAGTTGAAGTCGGAGAACCCTTTTTTGTTGAACTGACCTGGAAACTTAATTTGCAACATTGTCGTTTGCATGTACAAACCTCTGAGGGGGATGGCCCACCTTCCACCACACTCGTCGTGGATGACGGCTTATTTAACGGAGTTGTTTCCCATGCAGTCTTTCAACAGGTAGACGAAGTGGTGGTCACCGCTCAGAAAGGCCATCGGTGTGAAATTCTCCCGTCCCACGATGAGTTTTTGGTGATAGCCAGGGCTCCCCGGGCTCCTGTCCCTTCCGAAAAGGGTTGGGCCAACGCCCCCATTGGCGCAGTGGTGGTGCTGTTCCGGGCCACAACATTTTATTTGCCTCACGATGCGACCGTGATGCCGGGCCACAAGGTCATCTGGATTTATGCCGATGGCGCGCAAGAACCCCACAGTGTGACAAGTGGTGGTTGTCGGATAAACGATTGCTCTGGTGGTGGACAGCAGTTCAACAGTGGATTAAACCTGAATAAACCCGGACAGCGGTTCGAGCATGTGTTCAAGCATCCCGGTACATTTCCCTACCATTGCGACCTTCATTTAGGATCGATGCAGGGCACCGTCATTGTTAAAAACTCTCTACCGATCCCTTAA
- a CDS encoding DEAD/DEAH box helicase: MSVEPFGVLEHLKVLSPNHVYFLASKAFVLRGYEYYAQGRLESYSWDRTQSILSATVRGATQYLVRFMVHNGQLTFSCTCPVWTPESHCKHVICALLTTVNLLLPDTFRMPSSNSTQRALLLRQLMERAGSPLASKPSTPATPPRFEITLCNHHGVSSIRITNHGNICQSFAGMPTELAVLLRATQDPAWSVQEGLRDFLKHHGQHHALFYEDADGRFPLEWAPDALYTTKTELDILGSHVSIAACCLRYGEVQPNSYACLGFAADLNAKKLGPLEHEGGWAVYDLLYENSQREQVIEPADPLSRPLALPATPQHREGRLSSERPTGMARPTFSIPVEQFITLQLDIPLHEQDRILRSVLLKCAGQEVALTDHGHSGKAPTYQYRLTFIPEAIPLDASVLDLRTGVLRAECWVGDSQGRPSVPIFRIFPFLERAKTVSNGLKAKKRRALLYNTFFQLIGHQKPTDARKLIKACIAQDEFRPFKLKAEAEQILQRFSSPALEPSVRLVVHDGHWCVVMNDWAKEALLYAIPYTLWGPSLFEGMVEHDEMSLPLSNLYPLLPELHAKLHEVGIGFFYQDQPITTSQWDCSIDARRASSIDWFELRPELLCDGVRIEAKDIEKILERGGMMEEDGIIRIVDQNTQAILRAFAFLSNKPNMEHREQKAVVRVPKLQILDWVALRKRGVTVILPPADEALINRLLHFEQIEPIPLPQVVDATVRPYQQEGYRWLGFLYQHRLGACLADDMGLGKTLQAICLFAGIKEGLITAPEPIQGPHLVVLPPSLLFNWEHEISRFYPSLTIQSYTGKERTSSFAGADVVLTTYGLIRRDIAILEKIPFNVILFDEAQAVKNIVARTTGAARRLKGYFKCVMTGTPLENHVGEYYALMDLCVPGLLGDYEEIRGKMKAPSPALLETIMQRSRPFVLRRTKSQILKELPPKIETDLYLELTDRQKNLYQQTVTKIRSTIAAAYRSQTPAQARIIALTAILKLRQICLSPQLLGPGHTELSPKLECLLDRLKELLDEGHSALVFSQFTSFLDIVEQAFDAHEIPHVRLDGSTPTPTRKKLVQKFQEGASPSIFLLSLKAGGQGLNLTKASYVFHLDPWWNPAVENQASDRAHRIGQTQKVSIMRLLMRHTIEEKMMELKQKKLDLYHAVLEGATPHGGGASLSQKDFDFLLE, from the coding sequence ATGTCTGTAGAACCCTTTGGTGTCCTGGAACACCTGAAAGTCCTCTCTCCGAATCATGTCTACTTCCTGGCTTCCAAGGCCTTTGTTCTTCGCGGATATGAGTATTATGCCCAAGGAAGGCTCGAGTCTTATAGCTGGGACCGGACGCAGTCTATCTTGTCGGCTACGGTGCGAGGGGCGACCCAATATCTGGTTCGGTTCATGGTGCACAACGGGCAGCTGACCTTTTCCTGTACCTGTCCGGTGTGGACGCCGGAGTCGCATTGTAAGCATGTCATTTGTGCTCTCCTGACCACAGTCAATCTCCTGCTTCCCGATACCTTCCGGATGCCCTCATCCAATTCCACTCAACGGGCCCTCCTCCTGCGACAACTTATGGAACGCGCCGGGAGCCCTTTGGCCTCGAAACCCTCCACGCCAGCCACTCCTCCACGGTTTGAGATTACTCTCTGCAACCACCATGGCGTGTCATCCATTCGCATTACCAACCATGGAAACATTTGCCAATCCTTTGCAGGGATGCCAACCGAGTTAGCCGTGCTGCTGCGGGCCACACAGGATCCCGCATGGTCCGTCCAGGAAGGGTTACGGGATTTCCTGAAACATCACGGCCAGCATCATGCCTTGTTTTACGAGGATGCGGACGGACGATTTCCATTGGAATGGGCACCGGATGCGCTGTATACCACCAAGACCGAACTGGACATTCTCGGGTCACATGTTTCGATTGCCGCGTGTTGTTTACGCTACGGAGAGGTGCAACCGAACTCATACGCCTGTCTGGGATTTGCGGCGGATTTGAATGCCAAAAAGCTTGGGCCACTCGAACATGAAGGTGGATGGGCCGTCTACGATCTGCTATATGAGAACAGTCAACGGGAACAGGTCATTGAACCCGCGGACCCGCTTAGCCGACCGTTGGCCCTGCCAGCGACACCCCAACATCGCGAGGGTCGGCTTTCGTCGGAACGTCCCACTGGAATGGCAAGACCCACGTTTTCCATTCCGGTCGAACAATTTATCACCTTACAACTGGATATCCCCCTTCATGAACAAGACCGGATCCTGCGGTCGGTGTTGCTCAAGTGTGCCGGGCAGGAGGTTGCACTCACTGATCATGGCCATTCCGGAAAGGCACCGACCTACCAGTACCGCCTCACGTTCATCCCGGAGGCCATTCCATTAGATGCCTCGGTATTGGATTTGAGGACAGGGGTCCTCCGCGCGGAATGTTGGGTCGGGGACAGTCAGGGGAGACCCAGTGTGCCTATTTTCCGGATATTCCCATTTCTTGAACGAGCCAAAACCGTCTCGAACGGATTGAAGGCGAAAAAACGCCGTGCACTCCTCTATAACACCTTTTTCCAATTGATCGGTCATCAGAAGCCAACGGATGCCAGGAAACTGATAAAGGCCTGCATTGCCCAGGATGAATTCCGTCCATTCAAACTGAAGGCTGAGGCCGAACAGATCCTTCAGCGATTTTCCTCCCCCGCACTAGAGCCCAGTGTGCGGCTGGTGGTCCACGACGGGCACTGGTGTGTGGTGATGAACGATTGGGCGAAAGAAGCCTTGCTCTATGCCATTCCGTATACGCTGTGGGGACCTTCGCTTTTTGAGGGAATGGTGGAGCATGATGAAATGAGTCTGCCGCTTTCCAACCTCTATCCCCTGCTTCCCGAGCTTCATGCAAAATTGCATGAAGTCGGCATCGGGTTCTTCTATCAAGACCAACCCATTACCACGTCGCAGTGGGATTGCTCGATCGATGCGCGACGGGCGTCAAGCATTGATTGGTTTGAACTTCGACCGGAATTGTTGTGTGACGGGGTGCGAATCGAAGCGAAAGATATCGAAAAAATTCTTGAACGTGGTGGAATGATGGAGGAGGACGGCATCATCCGGATTGTGGACCAGAACACCCAGGCCATTTTGCGCGCGTTTGCCTTCCTCTCCAATAAGCCCAATATGGAACACCGGGAACAAAAAGCTGTCGTGCGTGTCCCGAAACTGCAAATTCTGGATTGGGTGGCCTTGAGAAAACGGGGAGTGACCGTCATTCTCCCTCCGGCGGATGAAGCCTTGATCAACCGGTTGCTGCATTTTGAGCAGATTGAGCCTATTCCCCTTCCTCAAGTCGTGGATGCGACGGTCCGTCCGTATCAACAAGAGGGGTATCGATGGCTGGGGTTTCTCTATCAACATCGCCTGGGTGCGTGCCTGGCCGATGACATGGGATTGGGGAAGACGCTGCAAGCCATTTGTTTATTCGCCGGGATTAAAGAAGGCCTCATCACAGCACCGGAACCGATTCAAGGCCCACACCTCGTGGTGCTTCCTCCCAGCCTCTTATTTAATTGGGAGCATGAAATTTCCAGATTTTATCCCTCACTGACTATACAGTCGTATACCGGGAAGGAACGCACGTCTTCATTTGCGGGAGCCGATGTGGTCCTCACGACCTACGGCCTGATCCGACGGGACATTGCCATCCTCGAAAAGATCCCATTCAATGTCATTCTGTTCGATGAAGCCCAGGCGGTCAAAAACATTGTCGCCAGAACCACCGGTGCCGCAAGGCGTCTCAAGGGATATTTTAAATGCGTGATGACCGGAACACCTTTGGAAAATCATGTGGGGGAATATTACGCCCTGATGGATTTGTGCGTGCCGGGTCTGCTAGGAGACTATGAAGAGATCAGGGGGAAAATGAAAGCCCCTTCACCGGCGTTGTTAGAGACCATCATGCAGCGGAGCAGACCGTTTGTGTTGCGCCGGACCAAAAGTCAAATCCTCAAAGAACTGCCACCGAAAATTGAAACGGATCTGTATCTGGAATTGACAGATCGCCAAAAGAATTTATATCAGCAGACGGTCACCAAAATTCGTTCGACCATTGCGGCCGCCTATCGAAGTCAAACACCCGCGCAGGCCCGGATCATCGCGCTGACGGCGATTCTCAAACTCCGACAGATCTGCTTGTCACCGCAATTGCTCGGTCCCGGGCATACGGAACTTTCCCCGAAACTTGAATGTCTCCTTGATCGCCTCAAGGAACTTCTGGATGAAGGGCATAGTGCGCTGGTCTTCTCCCAATTTACGTCGTTTCTGGATATCGTCGAACAGGCCTTCGATGCGCATGAGATTCCTCATGTTCGATTGGATGGCTCCACACCGACGCCCACCCGAAAAAAACTGGTTCAGAAATTCCAGGAGGGCGCGAGCCCGTCTATCTTTTTATTGAGTCTTAAAGCCGGCGGGCAAGGGCTGAATCTCACCAAAGCGTCTTATGTCTTTCACCTCGACCCCTGGTGGAATCCCGCTGTGGAAAACCAAGCGTCTGACCGCGCGCATCGCATCGGACAAACCCAGAAGGTGTCTATCATGCGGTTACTCATGCGACATACCATCGAAGAGAAAATGATGGAATTGAAGCAGAAGAAATTGGATCTTTATCACGCCGTCCTGGAAGGGGCCACCCCTCATGGCGGCGGAGCGTCTCTCTCACAAAAAGATTTTGATTTTCTTTTGGAATGA
- the amt gene encoding ammonium transporter — protein MSGNASNIDVLWLLICAALVMLMQGGFTCLETGRVRAKNSINVAIKNLVDFCTSSLAFWVAGFAFMHGPTAAGLIGTEGFLFDAHEQGWLWAFFFFQMVFCGTATTLVSGAVAERMRFTGYLVTSLIVSLLIYPIVGHWMWGGLAEGQNTGWLNHLGFIDFAGSTVVHSTGGWVALAAVMVIGPRHGRFSDKTVPIQGQNLPLATLGVLLLWFGWYGFNGGSSLEFTQKASQILVNTTLAGATGALAALALSWYHLKRPDVGHALNGVLAGLVSISASANIMSPGGTVLIGVGAGIICVGATILLERLHIDDAIGVVPVHACVGVWGTVVFPFLSTPDSWGTGLTIWEQVGIQILGSTVCFFWAFGVGFATLWLINQWVPLRVTAEEERIGLNMAEHGAGTAILDLLVQMEEQRNNHDFTRQVLSEPHTEVGQIAEEYNRVLDTINTEQRRRQEMDAALAYGARLDTLFQEIAKVTNESSTIEDAMQLTMDLICQNTGWPVGHLYLLSEEKDHSLIPTAIWYLEHPERFETFRSITEHTDFQPGESLPGRVLASGRPSWIRDVSQDPNFLRLQQAKDIGVKAGFGFPIIIGEQVVGVLEFFSTETMEPDAKLLQVMGYVGAQLGRVVERKRGEAILIHAKAEAEAATKTKADFLAMMSHEIRTPLNGIIGISDILLGTPLSEDQQDCLLTIKDSGDALLTIINDILDFSKIEAGKLTLETIDFDFRETVDAVVDLLGLKAQEKGIELISVINPDISTTVQGDPVRLGQILMNLIGNAIKFTAQGEIVVQVVPEEEISGTGLLRFMITDTGIGITPKGQARLFQAFSQEDSSTTRKYGGTGLGLSISKMLAELMGGTIGVHSELGQGSCFWFTIRLGSPQSQQILDKVLPRELEGVHIDLIDDNATNRMLLQQYTSYWGMQSIQAENGEKALASLRERALKGEPCHLALIDRNMPGMDGLELAKAIKADPQLASMRLILLNPLVNRVENTHSLTQRHFAAFVNKPVRYKQLHQCVLNVMRRSDVALSPPTIHLPARDMSKGSEQRLLLVDDNLVNQKVGVRMLNTLGYQVDVAANGREAVEAITRTAYAGVLMDCQMPEMDGFEATREIRKRERTIPQLPIIAMTATAIAGDREKCLEAGMNDFLSKPVKLEDLRSVLEKWLFQASSTRNHEGETESHQLDNQEASPRPGASAPDLSPPLDPATLADLRRLGGDEDPAFFISVIEQYCQDSVPHMNGINLAIQENKGDSLSKVAHAFKGCSRTIGAKPLAELAFQLEQIGQTQNLEKAQAIFMALQSEFERVQDALQDELKQSSATLP, from the coding sequence ATGTCTGGCAATGCTTCAAACATTGATGTTTTATGGCTGCTGATCTGTGCAGCCCTTGTCATGCTCATGCAAGGGGGATTTACCTGTTTGGAAACAGGTCGTGTGCGAGCCAAAAATAGCATCAACGTCGCCATCAAAAACCTGGTTGACTTTTGTACCTCTTCACTCGCCTTTTGGGTGGCCGGATTTGCCTTCATGCATGGACCAACGGCAGCAGGCCTTATCGGCACAGAGGGGTTTCTTTTTGATGCCCACGAGCAGGGATGGTTGTGGGCGTTTTTTTTCTTTCAGATGGTATTTTGTGGGACCGCCACAACCCTCGTCTCAGGTGCGGTTGCCGAGCGGATGCGATTTACAGGGTATTTGGTCACCAGCCTCATTGTGTCTCTTCTTATCTATCCCATTGTTGGCCATTGGATGTGGGGAGGATTAGCCGAAGGGCAGAACACCGGATGGTTGAACCACCTCGGATTTATAGACTTTGCCGGCTCAACCGTCGTCCATTCGACGGGAGGGTGGGTGGCGTTGGCGGCCGTTATGGTCATCGGCCCCCGCCATGGTCGCTTTTCCGACAAGACCGTGCCTATCCAGGGACAGAATCTGCCATTAGCCACGCTTGGAGTCCTGCTGCTGTGGTTCGGATGGTACGGTTTTAATGGAGGGAGTAGTCTCGAATTTACCCAGAAAGCCTCACAGATTCTGGTGAATACAACCCTTGCCGGAGCCACCGGTGCGCTGGCGGCTCTTGCATTAAGCTGGTATCACTTGAAACGGCCGGATGTCGGTCATGCCCTTAACGGTGTTCTGGCCGGTCTGGTCAGTATTTCCGCTTCCGCCAATATCATGTCGCCTGGAGGCACGGTTCTCATCGGCGTCGGAGCCGGAATTATCTGTGTCGGCGCAACCATCCTTCTTGAACGTTTGCACATTGACGACGCAATCGGCGTCGTACCCGTTCATGCCTGCGTAGGGGTGTGGGGCACCGTTGTCTTTCCTTTCTTGAGTACTCCGGACTCCTGGGGCACAGGGCTCACCATCTGGGAACAAGTGGGCATTCAAATCCTAGGAAGTACCGTTTGTTTCTTTTGGGCATTTGGCGTGGGCTTCGCCACTCTCTGGCTGATCAATCAATGGGTTCCCCTGCGTGTCACAGCCGAGGAGGAACGAATCGGGCTCAACATGGCAGAACATGGCGCCGGCACCGCCATTCTGGATCTCCTTGTCCAAATGGAAGAACAACGAAACAATCATGACTTTACCCGTCAGGTCCTCTCCGAGCCTCATACGGAGGTTGGCCAGATCGCGGAAGAATATAACCGGGTATTAGACACGATCAATACGGAGCAACGACGACGCCAAGAAATGGATGCCGCCCTGGCCTATGGGGCCAGACTTGATACTCTCTTTCAGGAGATCGCAAAGGTCACAAACGAATCCTCGACAATTGAAGACGCGATGCAACTCACTATGGATTTGATCTGTCAGAATACCGGGTGGCCTGTCGGACACTTGTATCTCCTCTCTGAAGAGAAAGACCACTCACTCATTCCTACCGCCATCTGGTATTTGGAACACCCCGAACGCTTTGAGACCTTTCGTTCCATTACCGAACACACCGATTTTCAACCAGGGGAAAGTCTGCCCGGTCGGGTATTGGCCAGTGGAAGGCCCAGTTGGATTCGGGATGTGAGTCAAGATCCCAATTTTCTCAGACTCCAACAGGCAAAAGATATTGGCGTAAAGGCTGGATTTGGATTTCCAATTATCATCGGGGAACAGGTGGTAGGCGTGTTGGAGTTTTTTTCGACGGAAACGATGGAGCCGGATGCCAAATTATTACAAGTTATGGGGTATGTCGGAGCACAGCTTGGCCGCGTGGTGGAACGCAAACGAGGAGAAGCCATCTTGATTCATGCCAAAGCTGAAGCCGAGGCCGCGACAAAAACGAAAGCCGATTTCCTGGCCATGATGAGTCATGAAATCCGGACGCCGTTGAATGGCATCATCGGCATATCGGATATTTTACTCGGCACGCCTCTCAGCGAGGACCAGCAAGACTGTCTGCTCACGATCAAGGATTCGGGTGATGCGCTTCTCACGATCATCAATGACATTCTCGATTTCTCAAAAATTGAAGCGGGCAAACTGACACTTGAGACGATAGATTTTGACTTTCGAGAGACGGTGGATGCCGTGGTTGATCTGTTAGGCCTTAAGGCTCAGGAAAAGGGGATAGAATTGATTAGCGTGATCAATCCGGACATTTCCACCACCGTCCAAGGTGATCCCGTACGACTTGGCCAGATCTTGATGAACCTCATTGGCAATGCCATTAAATTTACCGCTCAGGGTGAAATTGTGGTGCAGGTTGTACCCGAAGAGGAAATTTCCGGAACAGGCCTTTTACGATTCATGATTACCGACACGGGCATTGGGATAACCCCTAAAGGCCAGGCTCGACTGTTTCAGGCCTTTAGCCAGGAAGACAGCTCCACAACCCGGAAATACGGGGGAACAGGGTTAGGCCTCTCCATATCCAAAATGCTGGCTGAACTCATGGGAGGAACGATCGGAGTCCACAGCGAATTGGGCCAAGGGAGCTGCTTCTGGTTCACCATCCGATTAGGCAGCCCACAGTCTCAACAGATACTCGATAAGGTTTTGCCTCGCGAACTTGAGGGTGTGCATATTGATCTCATCGATGATAACGCCACAAATCGAATGCTGCTTCAACAATATACAAGCTATTGGGGCATGCAAAGTATCCAAGCGGAAAATGGCGAAAAGGCCCTGGCCTCACTCCGGGAACGCGCCTTGAAGGGAGAACCCTGTCATCTTGCTCTCATCGATAGGAACATGCCTGGTATGGATGGTCTGGAACTGGCAAAAGCGATTAAAGCTGATCCGCAGTTGGCGTCCATGCGTTTAATCCTGCTCAATCCTTTGGTTAACCGGGTCGAAAATACCCACAGCCTCACGCAAAGGCACTTTGCCGCCTTTGTCAACAAACCGGTTCGCTACAAGCAATTGCATCAATGTGTATTAAATGTCATGAGAAGGTCTGACGTGGCCCTTTCGCCTCCCACGATTCACTTGCCCGCGAGAGACATGAGCAAAGGTTCAGAGCAACGACTCCTCCTGGTCGATGATAATCTCGTCAACCAAAAAGTCGGCGTTCGCATGCTGAACACACTCGGATATCAGGTGGATGTTGCCGCAAATGGACGTGAAGCGGTTGAAGCCATCACACGGACCGCCTATGCCGGTGTGCTCATGGACTGTCAAATGCCGGAGATGGACGGATTTGAGGCTACGAGGGAAATACGAAAACGAGAACGTACCATTCCACAACTGCCTATCATTGCCATGACGGCCACCGCCATAGCCGGTGATCGGGAAAAATGTTTGGAAGCCGGCATGAATGATTTTTTATCCAAACCGGTGAAATTAGAAGATCTGAGGAGTGTCTTGGAGAAATGGCTCTTCCAGGCTTCTTCAACGAGAAACCATGAGGGTGAAACAGAATCTCATCAACTAGACAATCAGGAGGCTTCACCCCGACCCGGAGCATCCGCACCGGACCTTTCGCCACCCCTGGATCCGGCGACCCTCGCAGACCTCCGCCGATTGGGAGGAGATGAGGATCCTGCATTTTTCATTTCCGTTATCGAGCAATATTGTCAAGATTCGGTTCCACACATGAATGGAATCAATCTGGCAATTCAGGAAAACAAGGGTGATTCCCTCAGTAAGGTGGCGCATGCGTTCAAGGGTTGCTCACGAACCATTGGCGCCAAGCCACTTGCCGAATTAGCCTTCCAACTTGAACAAATAGGACAGACCCAAAATCTTGAAAAAGCTCAAGCCATCTTCATGGCACTGCAATCTGAATTCGAGCGGGTGCAAGACGCTCTGCAAGATGAATTAAAGCAGTCCTCTGCGACACTTCCATAA
- a CDS encoding Slp family lipoprotein, whose product MMKLKHLIWSLVLALGSAAGCASSPVKIPEILQSQIDPTLTFSDVIQHPGAYQGKILVLGGEVLSARRLAEGTRLEVLQLPLDEYQRPVATRTDSQGRFIAIEKAFLDPAMFPANTQVTLVGEVTETVSAKLDEMDYQFPAVVIRYLYVWKDPAVIQESRSGPWYSIFGGGSTGGRVGGGVGVDIGF is encoded by the coding sequence ATGATGAAACTGAAACATCTCATATGGTCTTTGGTGTTAGCTCTAGGGAGTGCGGCGGGATGCGCGTCCTCGCCCGTGAAGATACCCGAAATTCTTCAGAGTCAGATTGATCCCACGCTCACGTTTTCGGATGTGATTCAACATCCTGGGGCCTATCAAGGAAAGATACTCGTGCTTGGAGGGGAGGTTCTGTCGGCCAGGCGTCTTGCGGAAGGTACCCGGCTTGAGGTGTTGCAATTACCCTTGGATGAATACCAACGACCCGTGGCAACTCGCACCGACTCACAAGGCCGGTTTATTGCCATAGAGAAAGCCTTTCTTGACCCGGCCATGTTCCCGGCGAATACTCAGGTCACTCTCGTGGGGGAGGTGACGGAGACTGTTTCCGCCAAGCTTGATGAAATGGACTATCAGTTTCCCGCCGTGGTGATCAGGTACTTATATGTGTGGAAAGATCCGGCTGTGATTCAGGAAAGCAGATCTGGTCCCTGGTACAGCATCTTTGGTGGTGGCAGCACCGGAGGCCGGGTCGGTGGCGGGGTAGGGGTGGATATCGGCTTTTAA
- a CDS encoding pyridoxamine 5'-phosphate oxidase family protein, with protein sequence MNNEQEELTPYVNSEGEGRAQGMFGTARRATAFYRNQMTNELNDKMQSFIARQEMVFLSTANAHGECDCSYRAGTAGFVKVLNAKMLAYPEYRGNGVMASVGNILENPKIGLLFIDFLQSTVGLHVNGQARVMTNEEVVAMPEIPQALVDASHMKGGQHPECWVMVEVDEAYIHCSKHVPLMKKVEKELHWGTDDEWHKGGDFFQVQSNQSDAISSEE encoded by the coding sequence ATGAACAACGAACAGGAAGAATTGACACCGTATGTAAATTCCGAGGGTGAGGGTCGAGCACAAGGCATGTTTGGAACAGCCAGACGAGCCACGGCTTTTTATCGGAATCAGATGACGAACGAATTAAACGACAAAATGCAGTCGTTTATTGCCAGACAAGAGATGGTTTTTCTTTCGACCGCCAATGCTCACGGCGAATGTGATTGCTCGTATCGAGCAGGGACTGCCGGGTTCGTCAAAGTGCTCAATGCTAAAATGTTGGCTTATCCCGAATATCGCGGGAACGGGGTCATGGCGAGTGTGGGCAACATTCTTGAAAATCCCAAGATCGGCCTGCTGTTCATCGATTTTTTACAAAGTACCGTCGGTCTGCATGTGAATGGACAGGCACGTGTGATGACTAATGAAGAAGTGGTTGCCATGCCGGAAATTCCCCAGGCCCTGGTTGACGCTTCGCACATGAAAGGGGGACAACATCCCGAATGTTGGGTGATGGTAGAAGTCGATGAAGCCTATATTCACTGTTCCAAGCATGTTCCTCTGATGAAAAAAGTTGAGAAGGAACTGCATTGGGGAACGGACGACGAATGGCATAAAGGCGGAGATTTTTTTCAGGTTCAATCCAACCAATCAGATGCCATTTCATCTGAAGAATAG
- a CDS encoding potassium channel family protein has product MFLTLFVTMLLVALSVMVHYEVVYRIFIFMPARSKRPRLGVIWGILLALIAHITEILIFAAGYYGLISAKEYGTFVGALAPGFEDCVYYSFVTYTTLGFGDLIPTGPLRFLTGIESLTGLVLITWTASCIYLQMETLHRKNSQSG; this is encoded by the coding sequence ATGTTTTTGACCTTATTTGTCACCATGCTACTCGTCGCCTTGTCTGTCATGGTTCATTATGAAGTCGTCTACCGAATTTTCATTTTCATGCCCGCTCGATCCAAACGACCAAGATTAGGCGTCATCTGGGGCATCTTATTGGCGTTGATCGCGCATATAACAGAAATTTTGATTTTTGCGGCGGGATACTATGGGCTAATTTCCGCCAAAGAATATGGGACGTTCGTGGGGGCGTTGGCCCCTGGGTTTGAAGATTGTGTCTATTACTCTTTTGTCACCTATACGACTTTAGGTTTTGGCGATCTTATTCCAACCGGCCCGCTTCGCTTTCTCACTGGAATAGAATCACTGACCGGGTTGGTTCTGATTACCTGGACGGCGTCCTGCATCTACCTCCAAATGGAAACCCTTCACCGCAAGAATTCTCAGTCAGGGTGA